From Apium graveolens cultivar Ventura chromosome 9, ASM990537v1, whole genome shotgun sequence, the proteins below share one genomic window:
- the LOC141682823 gene encoding WAT1-related protein At5g07050-like, which yields MAGEVSRLMGIYKRFKPHLLMVLAQLGYTFLYLITEASFAHGMNPHVYITYRHIVAGFVVFPFAYFLERKTRPKLTLLLFLEIFVLSLLGVSLTLNMYFASLNYTSPTFLASVVNTIASLTFVLAVVLRLEEVDLRKLRGLAKVLGTLISLAGVMTMTLYKGSVLRNIGHPLIHFNRSTAAQEEWLKGSILTISSCVTWSIWYIMQAYTLKRYPAQLSLTTWMNFVGAAQSAAFTVIVAHKPADWTVGFNIDLWSILYAGIVVSGLIVYIQLWCTEEKGPVFVTMFNPLSTILVAVQSYFALGEKLYMGSIIGAVIVIIGLYMLLWGKEADQKVQVIPKCRPDIIYESDEYFPRD from the exons ATGGCAGGAGAAGTTAGTAGGTTGATGGGAATTTATAAGAGGTTTAAGCCACACCTCCTCATGGTGTTGGCTCAGTTGGGCTACACATTCTTATATCTGATCACTGAAGCTTCCTTTGCTCATGGAATGAATCCTCATGTTTACATTACATATCGGCATATTGTAGCTGGTtttgttgtttttccttttgccTATTTTCTTGAACG GAAAACAAGGCCCAAGCTGACATTACTTTTATTTCTGGAGATTTTTGTGCTTTCTCTTCTAGG GGTGAGCTTGACGCTGAACATGTATTTTGCGAGCTTGAATTACACCTCTCCTACATTCCTGGCATCAGTAGTTAACACAATAGCTTCCCTGACTTTTGTTCTGGCGGTTGTACTGAG GTTAGAGGAAGTTGACCTGCGGAAACTTAGAGGGCTAGCCAAAGTTCTCGGGACCTTGATTTCATTGGCTGGTGTAATGACCATGACATTGTACAAGGGATCCGTTCTGAGAAATATAGGGCATCCTCTAATCCATTTTAATAGAAGTACAGCAGCACAGGAGGAATGGTTAAAAGGCTCAATTTTAACCATAAGTAGCTGTGTCACCTGGTCTATTTGGTACATTATGCAG GCATATACGCTGAAAAGATATCCAGCACAATTATCACTGACAACATGGATGAATTTTGTTGGAGCAGCACAATCAGCCGCCTTCACTGTAATTGTAGCTCACAAACCAGCTGACTGGACTGTTGGTTTCAACATCGACCTATGGTCCATCTTATATGCC GGGATAGTGGTATCTGGTTTAATAGTTTACATTCAACTATGGTGCACTGAGGAAAAAGGGCCTGTATTTGTGACAATGTTTAATCCCCTCTCCACAATATTAGTTGCAGTACAATCATATTTTGCCCTAGGAGAAAAACTATACATGGGAAG CATTATAGGGGCAGTGATTGTGATTATTGGTTTATACATGCTACTCTGGGGAAAAGAGGCTGATCAGAAAGTGCAGGTTATCCCAAAGTGCAGACCAGATATTATATATGAAAGTGATGAATATTTTCCCAGAGATTAA